The following are from one region of the Capsicum annuum cultivar UCD-10X-F1 chromosome 1, UCD10Xv1.1, whole genome shotgun sequence genome:
- the LOC107857369 gene encoding 60S ribosomal protein L37: MGKGTRSFGKRRNKTHTLCVRCGRRSFHIQKSCCFACAYPAARLRKYNWSVKALRRKTTGTGRMRYLSNVPRRFKTNFREGTEAAPMKKGTAATS, from the coding sequence ATGGGAAAAGGAACAAGAAGTTTCGGTAAGAGGAGGAATAAGACTCATACACTGTGTGTTAGATGTGGTCGCCGTAGCTTCCATATCCAGAAGAGTTGTTGTTTTGCTTGTGCTTACCCTGCTGCTCGTCTTAGAAAATATAACTGGAGCGTCAAGGCACTTAGAAGAAAGACCACTGGAACTGGTCGTATGAGGTATCTCAGCAATGTGCCCCGCAGGTTTAAGACGAACTTCAGAGAAGGAACCGAGGCAGCTCCAATGAAGAAAGGCACTGCTGCAACCTCTTAA